Within the Opitutaceae bacterium TAV5 genome, the region CCGCGCCGGGGAGGCGACGCGGCGGTTTGCCTCCGGAGAAAGCGCCCGGCTGCGTCTCGGTTTCGTCAGCGCCGTGCTCGGCCCGGAGCTGGTCGGGGTGCTGCGCCTGTTCCGGGAGCGTTATCCGTCCGTCCAGCTCATGATGCAGGATTGCGCGCCGGCCGAACAACTGGCGGCCCTCGGGCGGGGAACGCTGGACGGCGGTTTTGTCGGGATTCGTCCGCGGGAAAACACACCCGGCATCCGGTTCGTCGCGTGGCGCAAGGAGCCGCTGGCGGCTTTCGTGCCGTTCGGGCACCCGCTGGCCACGCGGCAGACGATCGCGTTGCGCGAGCTGGCCGGCGAGGCGCTGGTGGGCGTGGCGGGCGAAGCCGCCCCCGCGTTTTCCTCGCATGTGCACATGCTCTGCCGCGAGGCCGGATTCCGGCCGCGCATCGTGCTGGAATCGCCGCGCGCCCAGGCGGTCGCCGTCATGGTCGCGGCGGGCGCCGGCATCGCGCTCCTTCCCGCCTCGCTGGCGCGCGTGGTAGGCGAGGCCGCGGCCGTCATCCCGCTCCGCCCGTCGCCCCCGGTCACGCATGTTTTTGCCAAGGCCGACGGCTCCTCCTCCACCGCCATGGACCGGTTTGTCAAACTCCTCACGACAAGACACCGGCCGGGGTGACGGACGGGCCGGGTCGCGAAGAATGGCTTCGCTTCACCCCAACAGCG harbors:
- a CDS encoding LysR family transcriptional regulator, producing the protein MDYSLRELECFTAAAEELSFTRAAQKLHLAQPPLSRHIRSLEEKIGATLFERSGRKVALTPAGALFHEETRALLPRLARAGEATRRFASGESARLRLGFVSAVLGPELVGVLRLFRERYPSVQLMMQDCAPAEQLAALGRGTLDGGFVGIRPRENTPGIRFVAWRKEPLAAFVPFGHPLATRQTIALRELAGEALVGVAGEAAPAFSSHVHMLCREAGFRPRIVLESPRAQAVAVMVAAGAGIALLPASLARVVGEAAAVIPLRPSPPVTHVFAKADGSSSTAMDRFVKLLTTRHRPG